One stretch of Scatophagus argus isolate fScaArg1 chromosome 18, fScaArg1.pri, whole genome shotgun sequence DNA includes these proteins:
- the si:ch73-264p11.1 gene encoding SH2 domain-containing protein 1B: MAAAMPLCYHGAISRKECEDILGKKNKDGAYLIRNSETIQGAMCLCVYKKRVVYTYRLLQTHSGQYTLLTAGGLEETYFKTLDDLIHHYKRRNQGLAMHLRHSVKRKTAMLISEQKQPEQELPLPEEEHDYENAPESSEYVEVLPP, encoded by the exons ATGGCAGCAGCTATGCCATTGTGCTACCACGGTGCCATCAGCAGGAAGGAATGTGAGGATATCCTGGGAAAGAAGAACAAGGATGGAGCCTACCTGATCCGAAACAGTGAGACCATCCAGGGAGCCATGTGTCTCTGCGTTTA TAAAAAGAGGGTGGTGTATACCTACAGACTGCTGCAGACGCACAGCGGACAATATACTCTCCtg ACAGCCGGAGGTCTTGAGGAGACATATTTTAAGACTTTGGATGACCTGATCCATCACtataaaagaagaaatcagGGTTTGGCCATGCATCTGCGCCACTCTGTCAAAAGGAAGACAGCCATGTTGATCAGTGAGCAAAAACAACCTGAGCAAGAGTTGCCTTTACCTGAAGAAGAACATGACTATGAGa ATGCTCCTGAATCATCTGAATATGTTGAAGTCCTGCCTCCTTGA
- the zgc:112408 gene encoding podocin, with product MFGAVLTLLSLAFILFTFPLTGWMCAKVIQEYERAVIFRLGRILKGRAKGPGLFWFIPWLDDIDKVDLRTSHREWKRCCMPHPDCGGFRCSGWS from the exons ATGTTCGGGGCGGTGCTGACCCTGCTGTCCCTGGCCTTCATCCTGTTCACCTTCCCCCTCACTGGCTGGATGTGTGCTAAG GTCATCCAGGAGTATGAGAGGGCTGTTATCTTCAGACTGGGCCGCATTCTTAAAGGACGAGCCAAAGGACCTG GTCTGTTCTGGTTCATCCCCTGGCTGGATGACATCGACAAAGTGGACCTGCGGACGTCACACAGAGAATGGAA AAGGTGCTGTATGCCACATCCAGACTGTGGGGGGTTCAGGTGCAGCGGGTGGAGCTAA
- the lipib gene encoding lipase member H isoform X1, whose protein sequence is MLPRRLLGLLGLLILCKGQEESGTGESCDNFTDLNLTHCFMGTSLYVRLLLYTRSNLDCGRELNHHNLSSQPLFNLSRPTAFVIHGYRPTGAPPIWINHIIHLLAEQEDMNIIVVDWNKGAANLNYFTAVTYTREAAHNLTGFIITMQEEGASLTSVHLIGVSLGAHLAGFVGANLKGKIGRITGLDPAGPMFTSATPEERLDPTDAMFVDVLHTDMNSFGLRGAHGHIDFYANGGADQPGCPKTIFAGKSYFVCDHQRSVFLFLCSLNRTCSLTGYPCSSYSDFLEGRCLQCEVFKPAPCPVLGYDVSQWRETLLKLGQTKVFFSTTATLPYRKLSYRVDMVTWNQYLRWGVVYIRLHSGRNFTEARIDHQLLRFEQYTSTRLLAQFDEDLQQVQKISMRISTGNVIGPRYKIRLLRIRFTPLELPERPLMCRFDIIMEENMEVTFRPLPCDSRL, encoded by the exons ATGCTGCCCCGCAGACTTCTGGGTCTGCTGGGACTCCTCATACTCTGCAAAG gccaGGAGGAGAGTGGGACGGGTGAGTCCTGTGATAACTTCACAGACCTGAACCTGACGCATTGCTTCATGGGGACCAGCTTGTATGTTCGGCTGCTGCTCTACACCCGCTCCAACCTTGACTGTGGCCGCGAGCTCAATCACCACAacttgtcttcccagccactcTTCAACCTCTCCCGACCGACTGCCTTTGTCATCCACGGCTACCGGCCCACAGGAGCTCCACCCATCTGGATAAACCACATAATCCACCTGCTGGCCGAGCAGGAGGACATGAACATCATTGTGGTGGACTGGAACAAAGGGGCGGCCAACCTCAACTACTTCACTGCTGTGACCTACACGAGGGAGGCAGCTCACAACCTGACTGGCTTCATCATCACTATGCAG GAGGAAGGAGCCTCTTTGACCTCAGTTCACCTCATCGGCGTCAGTCTGGGAGCTCACCTGGCAGGATTTGTAGGAGCAAACCTGAAGGGCAAGATAGGACGCATtacag GTTTGGACCCAGCAGGGCCAATGTTTACCAGTGCCACACCTGAGGAGAGGCTGGACCCCACAGATGCTATGTTTGTGGACGTACTTCACACTGACATGAACT CATTTGGACTGAGAGGAGCTCATGGTCATATTGACTTCTATGCCAACGGTGGAGCAGATCAGCCAGGGTGTCCCAAAACTATATTTGCAG GTAAATCGTATTTTGTGTGTGACCACCAGCGCTCAGTGTTTCTATTCTTGTGCTCTCTGAACCGAACCTGCAGCCTCACAGGTTACCCCTGCTCATCCtacagtgacttcctggaagGGCGGTGTCTGCAGTGTGAGGTCTTCAAACCTGCTCCTTGTCCTGTGCTCG GTTATGATGTCAGCCAATGGAGGGAGACTCTGCTCAAACTCGGACAGACCAAAGTCTTCTTCAGCACCACAGCCACGCTGCCCTACAGGA AGCTGAGCTACAGAGTGGACATGGTGACCTGGAATCAGTACCTCCGCTGGGGAGTCGTCTACATCCGGCTGCACAGTGGAAGAAACTTCACAGAGGCTCGAATAGACCA TCAGCTCCTTCGGTTTGAGCAGTACACCTCCACACGGCTACTGGCACAGTTCGACGAGGATCTGCAGCAAGTCCAGAAGATCTCCATGCGGATCAGCACTGGCAACGTGATCGGTCCTCGTTACAAAATCAGACTGCTGCGAATACGCTTCACACCACTGGAACTTCCAGAGAG GCCTTTAATGTGCCGTTTCGACATCATCATGGAGGAGAACATGGAGGTGACATTTCGACCTTTACCCTGTGACTCCCGCCTCTGA
- the lipib gene encoding lipase member H isoform X2 yields MGTSLYVRLLLYTRSNLDCGRELNHHNLSSQPLFNLSRPTAFVIHGYRPTGAPPIWINHIIHLLAEQEDMNIIVVDWNKGAANLNYFTAVTYTREAAHNLTGFIITMQEEGASLTSVHLIGVSLGAHLAGFVGANLKGKIGRITGLDPAGPMFTSATPEERLDPTDAMFVDVLHTDMNSFGLRGAHGHIDFYANGGADQPGCPKTIFAGKSYFVCDHQRSVFLFLCSLNRTCSLTGYPCSSYSDFLEGRCLQCEVFKPAPCPVLGYDVSQWRETLLKLGQTKVFFSTTATLPYRKLSYRVDMVTWNQYLRWGVVYIRLHSGRNFTEARIDHQLLRFEQYTSTRLLAQFDEDLQQVQKISMRISTGNVIGPRYKIRLLRIRFTPLELPERPLMCRFDIIMEENMEVTFRPLPCDSRL; encoded by the exons ATGGGGACCAGCTTGTATGTTCGGCTGCTGCTCTACACCCGCTCCAACCTTGACTGTGGCCGCGAGCTCAATCACCACAacttgtcttcccagccactcTTCAACCTCTCCCGACCGACTGCCTTTGTCATCCACGGCTACCGGCCCACAGGAGCTCCACCCATCTGGATAAACCACATAATCCACCTGCTGGCCGAGCAGGAGGACATGAACATCATTGTGGTGGACTGGAACAAAGGGGCGGCCAACCTCAACTACTTCACTGCTGTGACCTACACGAGGGAGGCAGCTCACAACCTGACTGGCTTCATCATCACTATGCAG GAGGAAGGAGCCTCTTTGACCTCAGTTCACCTCATCGGCGTCAGTCTGGGAGCTCACCTGGCAGGATTTGTAGGAGCAAACCTGAAGGGCAAGATAGGACGCATtacag GTTTGGACCCAGCAGGGCCAATGTTTACCAGTGCCACACCTGAGGAGAGGCTGGACCCCACAGATGCTATGTTTGTGGACGTACTTCACACTGACATGAACT CATTTGGACTGAGAGGAGCTCATGGTCATATTGACTTCTATGCCAACGGTGGAGCAGATCAGCCAGGGTGTCCCAAAACTATATTTGCAG GTAAATCGTATTTTGTGTGTGACCACCAGCGCTCAGTGTTTCTATTCTTGTGCTCTCTGAACCGAACCTGCAGCCTCACAGGTTACCCCTGCTCATCCtacagtgacttcctggaagGGCGGTGTCTGCAGTGTGAGGTCTTCAAACCTGCTCCTTGTCCTGTGCTCG GTTATGATGTCAGCCAATGGAGGGAGACTCTGCTCAAACTCGGACAGACCAAAGTCTTCTTCAGCACCACAGCCACGCTGCCCTACAGGA AGCTGAGCTACAGAGTGGACATGGTGACCTGGAATCAGTACCTCCGCTGGGGAGTCGTCTACATCCGGCTGCACAGTGGAAGAAACTTCACAGAGGCTCGAATAGACCA TCAGCTCCTTCGGTTTGAGCAGTACACCTCCACACGGCTACTGGCACAGTTCGACGAGGATCTGCAGCAAGTCCAGAAGATCTCCATGCGGATCAGCACTGGCAACGTGATCGGTCCTCGTTACAAAATCAGACTGCTGCGAATACGCTTCACACCACTGGAACTTCCAGAGAG GCCTTTAATGTGCCGTTTCGACATCATCATGGAGGAGAACATGGAGGTGACATTTCGACCTTTACCCTGTGACTCCCGCCTCTGA